CGGTGGATGCTGCGGATCGACTCGTCGTCGTCCACCTCGCCCCAGCCGAACGGCTGCCCGCCGTCGCCCCAGAGCGGCCCACCGATCGCCCAGCACCCCATGCCGAGCGCGCTGACCTCGATGCCGCTGCGGCCCAGTGTCCGTGTCATCGTCATGCCGCCCAGCTTTCAACCTGGAGTGCACTCCAGGTCAAGCACTCGCATCCAGGGACATGAGCCCGCTGTTCCGCTGCCGGCGCGGCTCACCTGACCGGTCACTCGCCGGTCTGGCCGTCGATCGCCTCCCGGATGAGGTCGGCGTGGCCGAGGTGCCGGGCGTACTCGTCGATCATGTGGGTGAGCACCCAGCGCAGCGAGTGCTCCCAGCCGGTGTCGGGGGACCGGCCGACCGCCTCCAGCGGACGGTCGGCGGCGATCCGCCGGGACGTCTCGACCTCCGTCCGCCAGATCGCGAAGGTCTCCGCGCCGGTGGCGTGCTCGACGTCGTTGAAGTCCTCGTCCCGGTCGTCCGTGCGGGTGAAGAGGCTGCCCGGGAAGTTCCCGTC
The window above is part of the Micromonospora inositola genome. Proteins encoded here:
- a CDS encoding DinB family protein, encoding MIDERFELSPTVDERTLLDAFLDYQRQALLRKCAALTDEQLRRRAVPSSSLSLLGLVRHLATVERWYFQAVLDGNFPGSLFTRTDDRDEDFNDVEHATGAETFAIWRTEVETSRRIAADRPLEAVGRSPDTGWEHSLRWVLTHMIDEYARHLGHADLIREAIDGQTGE